In a single window of the Raphanus sativus cultivar WK10039 chromosome 9, ASM80110v3, whole genome shotgun sequence genome:
- the LOC108826713 gene encoding putative Myb family transcription factor At1g14600, whose product MYDILCASKLDKENRWKKRQSSFRKSQNYIRKLKKKTYSFNPNHTHKSSLRAVRISFFAQNSLISFLGLRKPQILFLWGFRVPGTNFFKKMGKRGGKNSNENYNGVGFKDHGGSGVRPYVRSHVPRLKWTPDLHRCFVNAVDMLGGQHRATPKLVLKMMDVKGLTISHVKSHLQMHRGCKLTLESRDEYSSASIRREYPEEAYLHDLSLHTRNDCLTCFHSFPLSSHSSLRRGRRKEHTLESGGGDDADDDFLRIMNMKTKETTTLSSHHFHKKTEETNPWHEEELSLSLSLNHRHHWRSIGSSVSETSETISTCSAPFVNKDCSLPKIDLNLNLSISLFRS is encoded by the exons atgtatgACATACTGTGTGCATCCAAATTAGACAAAGAGAATAGATGGAAAAAGAGACAGTCATCTTTTAGAAAGAGCCAAAACTATatcagaaaactaaaaaaaaaaacttactctTTTAATCCAAACCACACCCACAAATCATCTCTCAGGGCTGTTCGTATCTCTTTCTTCGCCCAAAATTCTTTAATTTCTTTCTTGGGTTTAAGGAAACCTCAGATCTTGTTCTTGTGGGGTTTTAGGGTTCCTGGgactaatttttttaagaaaatggGTAAACGTGGTGGGAAAAACAGTAACGAAAACTATAACGGCGTTGGATTTAAGGATCACGGAGGCAGTGGAGTTAGGCCATACGTACGGTCTCATGTGCCTAGACTCAAGTGGACGCCGGATCTCCACCGTTGTTTTGTTAACGCCGTCGATATGCTTGGTGGCCAACATC GAGCTACTCCGAAGCTCGTTCTTAAGATGATGGATGTGAAGGGACTCACCATTTCACATGTCAAGAGCCATCTCCAG ATGCATAGAGGTTGTAAACTCACTTTGGAGAGTAGGG ATGAATACTCTTCAGCATCAATAAGAAGAGAATACCCTGAAGAGGCTTATCTTCATGACTTGTCTTTACACACGAGGAATGATTGTCTTACGTGTTTTCACTCCTTTCCTCTTTCTTCACATTCTTCTCTAcg aagaggaagaagaaaggagCATACTTTGGAGtctggtggtggtgatgatgctGATGATGACTTCCTTCGCATCATGAACATGAAGACGAAAGAAACGACGACGCTTTCATCACATCATTTCCACAag AAAACAGAGGAGACAAACCCTTGGCATGAAGAAGAATTGTCGTTGTCTCTATCGTTGAATCATCGTCATCATTGGAGAAGTATCGGATCATCAGTGAGTGAAACAAGTGAAACGATCTCCACATGTTCAGCACCATTCGTCAATAAAGATTGCTCTCTACCAAAGATTGATCTTAACCTTAACCTTTCAATTTCTCTCTTCCGTAGTTGA